From one Melospiza melodia melodia isolate bMelMel2 chromosome 6, bMelMel2.pri, whole genome shotgun sequence genomic stretch:
- the TALDO1 gene encoding transaldolase has product MSVSPVKRQKMESALDQLKHHTTVVADTGDFNAIDEYKPLDATTNPSLILAAAQMPAYQKLVDDAVAYGKKLGGSEEEQIKNASDKLFVLFGAEILKRIPGRVSTEVDARLSFDKEGMIQRARRLIDLYKEVGVGKDRILIKLSSTWEGIQAGRVLEAEYGIHCNMTLLFSFAQAVACAEAGVTLISPFVGRILDWYVANGDKKTYEPSEDPGVKSVTKIYNYYKKFGYKTIVMGASFRNTGQIKALTGCDYLTISPKLLAELSKEHVKLTPTLSVKEAQACDLEKMHLDEKAFRWHHNEDQMAVEKLSDGIRRFAADAVKLERMLKERMFGTENGK; this is encoded by the exons ATGTCGGTGTCCCCCGTGAAGCGGCAGAAGATGGAGTCGGCGCTGGACCAGCTCAAGCACCACACCACGGTGGTGGCTGACACCGGGGATTTCAACG CCATAGATGAGTACAAGCCCCTGGATGCCACCACAAACCCCTCCCTGATCCTCGCTGCGGCTCAGATGCCGGCATACCAGAAGCTCGTGGATGATGCTGTTGCCTACGGGAAGAAGCTTGGTGG GTCAGAAGAGGAGCAGATCAAAAATGCTTCTGACAAACTTTTTGTATTATTTGGAGCTGAAATCCTGAAGAGGATACCTGGCCGTGTGTCCACAGAAGTAGATGCAAG GCTGTCCTTTGATAAGGAAGGAATGATCCAAAGGGCGAGGCGCCTCATCGACCTCTACAAGGAAGTAGGGGTTGGTAAAGATCGGATTCTCATCAAGCTCTCTTCAACCTGGGAAGGAATCCAGGCTGGCAG GGTCCTGGAGGCCGAGTATGGGATTCACTGCAACATGACCTTGCTGTTCTCCTTTGCTCAGGCTGTTGCCTGTGCTGAAGCTGGAGTTACTCTCATTTCCCCGTTCGTGGGACGGATCCTGGACTGGTATGTTGCAAATGGAGACAAGAAAACCTACGAGCCTTCAGAGGATCCAG GAGTGAAGAGTGTCACCAAGATCTACAACTACTACAAAAAGTTTGGCTACAAAACCATCGTGATGGGCGCCTCGTTTCGCAACACGGGCCAGATCAAAGCGCTCACGGGCTGTGACTATCTCACTATCTCACCCAAGCTCCTGGCAGAGCTCAGCAAAGAGCACGTCAAGTTAACTCCCACACTCAGTGTCAAAGAGG CTCAGGCGTGTGATCTTGAGAAGatgcacctggatgagaaggcatTCCGCTGGCACCACAACGAGGACCAGATGGCCGTGGAGAAGCTCTCTGATGGCATCAGGAGATTTGCTGCAGATGCAGTTAAGCTGGAGAGGATGTTAAAG GAGCGAATGTTCGGCACTGAAaatggaaaataa
- the LOC134419366 gene encoding epidermal growth factor receptor kinase substrate 8-like protein 2, translating into MDELNDELLKKITNNKIQPPHRNFKVEKPQQVFVPLTFESSTEEVKAWLEAKSFSKETVEHLGILTGAQLFSLNREELKKVCGDEGNRVYSKITVEKNQLEKSRGESELQEIMKRRQERIDSAN; encoded by the exons ATGGATGAGCTGAACGACGAGCTGCTAAAGAAGATCACAAACAATAAAATTCAGCCTCCCCACAGGAATTTCAAAGTGGAAAAGCCTCAGCAAGTTTTTGTGCCCCTCACCTTTGAATCCAGCACTGAAGAAGTCAAAGCCTGGCTGGAGGCCAAGTCATTCAGCAAAGA GACCGTGGAACACCTGGGCATCCTCACCGGAGCTCAGCTCTTCTCCCTCAACAGAGAGGAGCTGAAGAAGGTGTGTGGTGATGAGGGGAACAGAGTGTACAGCAAGATCACGGTGGAGAAAAACCAGCTGGAG AAAAGCAGAGGGGAGTCAGAGCTCCAAGAGATCATGAAGCGCCGCCAGGAAAGGATTGACTCTGCTAATTAA
- the LOC134419930 gene encoding basic salivary proline-rich protein 1-like, producing the protein MRRPPAGPGTGTAPAPHGSSGTCPEPQREQPRSSRGPQSRLGSAASRPAAHPAREKWLSRGPPADTGRTRSRIPKPRSRSRPHLSASSPAQHREQPPVRGSAQRSSGGLAASRDEHPPHKAERARIRRDLRARAGRGRLRCEGRGRLRCAGPQRGCAGRGREDLNPGNRRWRHLPPRRSEGESDGTPSASPPPAPSLPPGPRSAGGGPGEGAGPSPVRRRGPEGGGGAWRWGGECPLRPAPLPRTPSSGGGPTPPPPSPLPPGPPPEEGALPNTPHPPNLPPGAPQCDVGTAGTPALSGRALHCNGGSRRAGPAPCGGSRDSGGAAPALWALLCGAPSPAAAGERGRGKERGGRGERRDGGDEDGEEG; encoded by the exons ATGCGCCGCCCTCCTGCTGGGCCCGGCACCGGCACAGCCCCGGCTCCCCACGGCAGCAGCGGGACCTGCCCGGAGCCGCAGCGGGAGCAGCCCCGCAGCAGCCGCGGT ccccaatcccgcCTCGGTTCGGCGGCGTCGCGACCCGCAGCCCACCCGGCGAGGGAGAAGTGGCTCAGCCGGGGACCCCCAGCAGACACCGGCAGGACCCGTAGCCGAATCCCCAAGCCCAGGTCCCGTTCCCGGCCCCACCTCAGCGCCTCGAGCCCCGCGCAGCACCGGGAGCAGCCCCCGGTCCGGGGCTCCGCACAGCGCTCCAGCGGGGGCCTCGCCGCATCCCGGGATGAGCATCCACCGCACAAAGCAGAGCGGGCGCGGATCCGCCGGGATTTAcgggcgcgggcggggcggggccggctcaggtgtgaggggcggggccggCTCAGGTGCGCGGGGCCCCAGCGCggctgcgcggggcggggccgagaGGATTTAAACCCCGGGAATCGCCGCTGGCGCCATTTGCCCCCTCGACGCTCCGAGGGGGAG AGTGACGGGACGCCCTCTGCTTCCCCCCCACccgccccctccctcccccccggGCCCCGGTCCGCAggagggggtcccggggagggggccgggccgagcccggTCCGGAGGAGGGGTCCcgagggagggggcggggcctggaggtGGGGGGGGGAGTGCCCCCTCCGCCCCGCCCCCCTCCCAAGGACCCCCTCCTCCGGAGGGGGCCCTACCCCCCCACCCCCAAGCCCcctccccccgggaccccctcctGAGGAGGGGGCCCTGCCTaacaccccccacccccccaacCTCCCCCCCGGGGCCCCCCAGTGTGATGTAGGGACAGCCGGAACCCCGGCGCTGTCGGGCCGTGCTTTGCACTGCAATGGGGGGTCTCGCCGAGCGGGTCCGGCCCCGTGTGGGGGCTCCAGGGACAGCGGGGGCGCCGCTCCGGCCCTCTGGGCTTTATTGTGCGGCGCCCCGAGCCCCGCGGCTGCGGGGGaaagagggagagggaaggagaggggaggacgGGGAGAGAGGAGAGATGGAGGAGATGAGGATGGTGAGGAGGGGTAG